From the Populus nigra chromosome 13, ddPopNigr1.1, whole genome shotgun sequence genome, the window CTCCTTCCCACTTCCCAGAGAAAATCTTCCTCTCAATCTTCCTTTCCCAGAAATCGTCTTCATTTGAGCAACGACAGGCGACAGCAAGGTAAATTGAATGTGCATGCCTAGTGGGTTTGAAAGTCTATTCTAAGTTCTAACATCTAACAGAACAAAACGAGATTTCTTAGAAGTAATTCGTTGCATAAACCGTCTTCATCTTTGTTTCCCACTTGCAGGCTTCAGCGTTTTTCTCcatctttctcctctctttacTTCTGCACAAACCATCTTCATTAGAGAAACGACAACAAGGTAAATTTTGTTGCTTTGGATTTCAAGTAATCTGttgtatactttttttatttcgtATGTATTGCTTTAGATTTCAAGTAATCTGTTGTATACTTCTTTTATTCCGTATGTATTGCTTTAGATTTCAAGTAATCTGTTGCATACTTGCTTCTGTTGACTGATACGTTTCATGCTTCTGTTGCTTTAGTCTGgataacctaaaaaataattaaatatcatggGTTGTTAAGCTTTAGTTGATTCTGTTGCTTCTGTCATAGCGATATAGTAAGATTCTATTGATTAATTGTTGAGAGACTGTAATGGCTAGTCCCTACTGCTACCCCTGTGATTTTAAGCTTAAATTCatatctttgttttgttttgttgatgtttttttttagataatgagttttgttgatttttgttttttttagttttatgaattgtgtaaagtgggttgtttttgtttctttgtttttcaggCATGGATCTTAGATCATCTAAGATTTGTGAGCTTGGGTTGTTGAAGTGCAGTGTTTAAGGTGATTTTATCTTGTTCTCTAGCAGCAAGTATTATATGACTTCTATTGTACAATACTATTAGACAGCCTAATAATATTACAAATTGCATTTTCTTTTGCAGATGTAAATATACGTTTCATGCTAAATTATTTGTCTTTTGTTtactgttgataaaaaaaataagtatgtattgcttctaattaatttgattgcaaatttgataaaatatgtatataaattattaatttgactgcatatatataaatatgtatgtAAATATATGTTTCCTGTTCGAATTTGATTGCGTTTCCATGTTATGAGTTTTTCCTttgttcttaaagctaccaacCATAATCAAGATTCTACAGTTTAGTCCTCTTCTGACAAAAATATagtatagaaaacaaaactagaaattCAAACAGAAATCAATGATAAAAACTAGAACAAGAGAATAAGAGAAGGGAAGAGCTGCAATACCTTGTTAATTCCCCCTTAACATTTTGCATACTTAATTCTTTCAATAGTTGAACTCTAATATGTTGCTAATttgctagtgtttttttatagcatTATCGTTGCTGGAATTTTTGGATGCTGCCATTGCTGGAATTTTTGGATGCTGGTGTTGCTGGATTTTTTTCTTCGAACTATGCCGgatgtttatgataatttattgctGGTTGCTAATGTATTCGCttgttaatttttacttttctagtgcgaacaaacttttaatttgagatgTTTAAATTTGATCATGCATTTTGCATCGTTTTATCACTTTGGGAagcatattaaaactaaaaatcagcCAATTTGCATTTGATTTAATTCATGTCCAGATTTTAACCGAACATCAGGTTGCTGTGAATTAACCGGACATCAGGTTGCTGTGAATTTTAATGTAAAGCtaagctaatttaaaaaaaaacaaaaaaaaaaatccatataagAAGGGATTAGGTTTCCcggttttttccaaaaaaaaccggatttaaccgaaccggaccggttcggtttgaaccggtttccgGTCCGGTCCggttaatatttatcaaaaatacagaaattcggtttggttggttttttgagtctaaaccgaaccgaaccgtgaacacccctaggTAGCACATATAAGTGTTGGAGGCTTCgtgtctaattattttttttttcttttttttatatattctcttATTGGTTCCTTGTTTAACTCTCtctagaataataaaaaaacgagatgttaatttttttaatatcaaatttgatttttattttttattgttattaaaaaaaattaattttatcattcaatattaggttaGTTAGGAATtatgatttgtaattttttcaatttgcttttcatAGGTAATTTCAGTTTCATTATTTGGATTACGAGTGTAGTAGGTCACTCGCGTttacttaggttttttttttttttgttaattgatttttttatttcatccttctatATTAAGCagattgataattgagttttataattttttttatttgcttttttttttaagtcatctCGGTCTCAAAACTCAAATCACAGGTTTGACtggttaacccgggttaacttgaatcattttttatcctccttttaaattaatttttgtttttaattttattctttaacactaGGTTAGATGAAAAttgagtattattttttttctatttgctttAAATAGAGATTTTTCATTCTCGTAACTTAGATCAAGTAAGTCAACTCGATGaactttaatctttttttttacgttctttttataaaattgaacttTGTTTCCAACACTAATATGTGCTAAATACCAGCCCATTGCGTAAAGATTTTATGGCTATAACAATAAAATACTTAcactattagaaaaaaaaaataggtataaggaagataaaattttagtaaatagaaaaaataaaattatatctagTTCTATTAAAAAGTGATaagaatttctaattttttttttctctcctcattatatttatttttctcctaaTAATGTAATGGAATGAATTgtctatttaatatatatatatatattaaataagaaatgCCAGCCATGACGATGATATATTCTAACATGAAGATTTAATTTGACAGTAATTTtggatatattaattttatttaaaatgatatggtTTTGACAGAAAACCACAGTCAGTTCAAGGAGACGATGCTACCAGCCTCCCAATATTTGGCTGTTCTTCACCTGGGAATCTCGTCTCCCAGCACTGGGTGAGTCGCCAGgatttcaatttataattaaaaatgttcACGCGTCACACAGCAACAGAAAGGGAAGGTATTCTCAGACAAAATCCATCCATGCATTTGTTAACAATTAATATGATTTTGGGCATTTATTCAGAGGATCAACTAACCTAGCTAGAGcaactttaaaaagaaaataaataaattgcaaaGCCTATCCTTAGTGATCTAgatcttaattataaataattatcaatttccACAATTCAATGGAAGCAGCCTCGTAAGCAGTGGATCACGATCTCAACCCTAATAtaataacatatatttatttttttcaaattaattaaagaaaaaaaaatgaatattggAGAGATgtgttaatttgttgtatttggtAACATGCACCATTTTAATAGCTTGCCTAAATAAATATCTAATCTAGCCGGCTCATGTGCAATTTGATTCCTTGAGataatgatttattaattattcaatGGATTTCAAATATTCTTACAATTTAATGTCtcaactttgatttttattaattgatttgttgagcaatattttttaagattttaaaccgaatcaaacaaaataaaagaattaaactgATTAGTTTGGTTTAGCTtggtttaattatatatatatatatatatatatatatatatatatatatgtgtgtgtgtgtgtgtgtgtgtgtgtgtgtattaaaataaaataatttcggttgtgtttttaggttttaatttaataatagttTAGTTTATAAAAGGTATTTTGTTCATAATGggttttttctgtttgttttgtttgaattttaaaattgtaaatcaAAACggaaatagatttttaaagttttttttaactaaattatcaattaaaaaaaacatgggagTTTGCCTTTTTATAGCCTTGATCCTTCTTGCTTTGCTTGGATATTTTTATGATGAGCAAATTCTTTACTTGTCTCTTCTATGTATACTGAAACTAAATCTTTTCtagattttaataaatcatctatatctaaattaaatttatttataagaaaatattttttttcttataagttGTCTCAGAAAGCCAATAATCACACAAGGGTCCAAAACCATGTAAAAGGGAATTATAATCATAACTTCAAACCATACTCTCAGGAAGAAAATCTGTATATTTTCCTATCATCTTCTACCATGTAAATACACGCCATGCATGTACAAGTAGCAAATCTCATCATTAAGAGTCCTCTTACAAGATCCCATCTCAGTAGTGGTGCTTCTATACCTTCTCCCAAAAACCCATTCAGTCATGGCCTTCTCTGTAACAATTTCTTGCTACGACAATTTACTTCTGAAAAAATCCATCAATGGCCTATACGCCCAACCTAGAGCCTCATTAGACCACATCAAGGTTTTTCCCATGAAAACTCAAGCAACCTATGCTGCAAACCAATCTTTCTTCGAGCAATCGTTTAGAGCCCATGAAGAAAACAACAAGCCACAAAAGGTCCCTTTACCGCCATTCGGATTTAAGGAGTACATGATCCAGAAGGGAAATCAAGTGAACAAAGCACTAGATGAGGCAGTGCCCTTGCAACATCCCAGAAAAATCCATGAAGCCATGAGATATTCTCTCCTTGCAGGTGGAAAGCGTGTACGTCCAATTTTATGCATTGCTTCGTGTGAATTAGTGGGAGGAGATGAGGAATTAGCAATGCCAACGGCTTGTGCACTGGAGATGATTCACACCATGTCGCTAATCCATGATGATCTTCCTTGTATGGACAATGATGATCTTAGACGAGGTATGCCCACAAGCCATAAAGTTTTTGGTGAAGATACAGCAGTTCTTGCTGGTGATGCACTCCTAGCACTTGCCTTTGAGCACGTAGCTAGTAATACCAAGAATGTCTCGTCGGACCGCGTGGTCCAAGCCCTTGCCGAGCTTGGATCCGCTGTTGGATCAAAAGGTCTGGTGGCAGGTCAGGTTGTGGACATTGAAAGTGAAGGTAAAGAAGTGAGTTTGAGCACACTGGAGTACATTCATGTCCATAAAACAGCAAAGCTTTTAGAGGCAGCAGTTGTTTGTGGGGCAATAATGGGAGGGGCAGATGCTACAAGCGTTGAAAGACTAAGAAAATATGCTAGATCTATCGGATTGTTGTTTCAGGTGGTGGATGATATATTGGATATAACCAAGTCCTCCGAGGAGCTAGGAAAGACCGCCGGCAAGGATTTGACCAGTGACAAGGCTACATACCCTAAGCTGATCGGCATAGATGAGGCCAAGAAATTTGCTGCCCAGTTGACTGATCAAGCTAATCAAGAACTTGGTTTCTATGATCCTGTTAAGGCTGCCCCATTGTACCATTTGGCTAGTTATATTGCTAGTCGACAAAATTAACTGGGTTTTCAATTATACATGTTCATGATTTCACCTTGTTTGTTTAAGGATACAATAAGATGTGTTGCTTCTCAGTAAATTCTTGTTATTGTATGATAACGatgagagaaattaaaaaaaaacatttttaaaatataaaactctaAATTTGTTTAAACAGGTAATCTTGAACATGATAAGTTTTATATTTCAAACTAGtttgaatattaattatatcaaatttaattgatttaattaaactgagttttatttttttttctaaaaatactattgttttattttaacaaattaaaatattattattttaaaataatatagaataaCTTGAAAAATTCTTGATCTAGGATAAAAGTAGATAACTATGTATTTGCCTGCCAttacattaatttataaaaaaattaacacattgAGAGCTGagtttttattagattttaccTTTAATTAAGTAAGATTCAGtcactactttttttttctttaattagaaTAAGTCTAGATCTCAGATCTATGTGGATTTTATAAGtacatttcttaaaatttaattttatttatttataaattatctttatAGAATTAGAGTGGAAAAGTCAAATCAagcaaatgatttttaaatccTAACCTCAATGACATTGCATCCTGTGATTTCCAAAAAAGTAATTGAGTCCTTAATGTTTTGGATTTCTGCAAAGATAGTCCCTCTCTTCAAATTTGTTAGAAATTtcctttaaaatcataattattatcttAAGAGGGACACGCGTCACAACTCTTATCCGCTAAATTTGAGTCAAAGTTTGACTATTGATCACTGAAACTTTATCGAAAATTGGTAATAGAATTTGTTGGGGTATTGCATTGTCCTAAAATTGAAAACACAAGGACCTAGCTGCTTTTTATCGAACTACAAGGTTCAATATGACCTGATCTTTAAACTGCAGGGGCCAAACCCTCATCaacagtctctctctctctttttttttaattctgaaaGAAGTCTCCCCCCACCAAGATCCCATCTCAATCAATCATGGCCTTCTCTGCAATATTCCGGAGCTTTAacagttcattttttctcaaaaactcCATCAATCACCTTAAAAAATCCACCAAAAACCCCACGAGGCCACCTCTATCTTTCCACCATGAAATTTGCAAGCTCGAATCTGAAGCAAACGAATCAAGCCCAAGAGGTCCCTTCACTTGCATTTCAGTTTAAAGAATACATGCTCACCAAGTTGAAGCAAGTGAACGAAGCACTAGAAGAGGCAGTGCCCTTGCAACACCCCTTAAAATCCATGAAGCAATGAGATATTCTCTCCTTGGTAATGGAAAACGAATGTGTCCGATTTTATGCATTGCTTCATGTGAGTTGGTCGGAGGAGATGAAGAACTAGCGATGCCATTGGCATGTGCTCTAGAGATGGTGCATGCGATGTCACTAATCCACGATGATCTTCCTTGCATGGACAATGATGATCTTAGACGAGGCAAACCCACAAACCATAAAGTATTTGGTGAATGTATTGCAATTCTTGCAGGTGATGCACTCCTATCACTTGCTTTTGAGCACATAGCTAGCAAGACCAAGAACGTTTCGCCAGACTGCGTGGTTCGAGCCATTGCGGAGCTTGGTTCAGCTATTGGGTCAAGAGGTGTAGTAGCAGGCCAGATTGTGGACATTGATAGTGAAGGAAAAGAAGTAAGCATGAAGACGCTAGAGTATATTCATGTCCATAAAACAGCAAAGCTTCTAGAGGCATCTGCTGTTTGTGGGGCAATAATGGGAGGGGCAGATGATGCAAGCATTGAAAGGCTTAGAAAATATGCTAGGTCTATTGGGTTGTTGTATCAGGTGGTGGATGATATATTAGATGCAACCAAGTCCTCAGAGGAGCTAGGAAAGACAGCCGGGAAGGATTTGGCAAGTAACAAGGCTACATATCCCAAGTTGATGGGCATAGATGAGGCCAAGAAATTTGCTGCTGAGTTGGTTGAGCAAgcc encodes:
- the LOC133671629 gene encoding geranylgeranyl pyrophosphate synthase, chloroplastic-like, which translates into the protein MAFSVTISCYDNLLLKKSINGLYAQPRASLDHIKVFPMKTQATYAANQSFFEQSFRAHEENNKPQKVPLPPFGFKEYMIQKGNQVNKALDEAVPLQHPRKIHEAMRYSLLAGGKRVRPILCIASCELVGGDEELAMPTACALEMIHTMSLIHDDLPCMDNDDLRRGMPTSHKVFGEDTAVLAGDALLALAFEHVASNTKNVSSDRVVQALAELGSAVGSKGLVAGQVVDIESEGKEVSLSTLEYIHVHKTAKLLEAAVVCGAIMGGADATSVERLRKYARSIGLLFQVVDDILDITKSSEELGKTAGKDLTSDKATYPKLIGIDEAKKFAAQLTDQANQELGFYDPVKAAPLYHLASYIASRQN
- the LOC133670561 gene encoding LOW QUALITY PROTEIN: heterodimeric geranylgeranyl pyrophosphate synthase large subunit 1, chloroplastic-like (The sequence of the model RefSeq protein was modified relative to this genomic sequence to represent the inferred CDS: inserted 1 base in 1 codon), which encodes MKFASSNLKQTNQAQEVPSLAFQFKEYMLTKLKQVNEALEEAVPLXTPLKIHEAMRYSLLGNGKRMCPILCIASCELVGGDEELAMPLACALEMVHAMSLIHDDLPCMDNDDLRRGKPTNHKVFGECIAILAGDALLSLAFEHIASKTKNVSPDCVVRAIAELGSAIGSRGVVAGQIVDIDSEGKEVSMKTLEYIHVHKTAKLLEASAVCGAIMGGADDASIERLRKYARSIGLLYQVVDDILDATKSSEELGKTAGKDLASNKATYPKLMGIDEAKKFAAELVEQAKKEIASFDSAKAVPLFHLADYIVRRQS